Proteins co-encoded in one Bacillus paramycoides genomic window:
- a CDS encoding RNA polymerase sigma factor → MQTYRHYIFQVIFSILRHEEDAKDVTQEVFVKIHASLPNYQFRGLKTWMARIATNHAIDYKRKKARENEELSLCKETEENIKSSQNIEALLLTKEQKLLIAQKLRELPENYREVVLSHYLEEKSYQEIALQENIEVKTVEMKLYRARKWIKKHWKEEEFL, encoded by the coding sequence GTGCAAACATATCGTCACTATATTTTCCAAGTTATCTTTTCTATTTTAAGACATGAAGAAGATGCGAAAGATGTTACACAAGAAGTATTCGTAAAAATTCACGCCTCTCTCCCAAATTATCAATTTCGCGGATTAAAAACGTGGATGGCGCGTATTGCCACCAATCACGCTATTGATTATAAGAGAAAAAAAGCTAGAGAAAACGAAGAACTCTCCTTATGTAAAGAAACTGAGGAAAATATAAAATCCTCTCAAAATATTGAGGCTTTATTATTGACGAAAGAGCAAAAATTACTCATTGCTCAAAAACTGAGAGAACTTCCCGAAAATTACCGTGAAGTCGTTCTCTCACATTACTTAGAAGAAAAAAGCTATCAAGAAATTGCTTTGCAGGAAAACATCGAAGTGAAAACAGTCGAAATGAAACTGTATCGGGCAAGAAAATGGATTAAAAAACATTGGAAGGAGGAAGAGTTTCTATGA
- a CDS encoding response regulator transcription factor, translating to MKIKILIADDNSFIREGMKIILNTYEEFEVVDTVNDGKEAVDYCKKNDVDIALLDVRMPNMNGVEATKVICEETKTKPLILTTFDDDEYILDAVKNGAKGYLLKNNDPERIRDAIKGVYNGQTVMQDVVLDKIKCNLMESKEDECKIDTSLFTERELSIIALIAKGFSNKEISKQLFISEGTIANYITSVLGKTGLEHRTQIAIYYLTGKVD from the coding sequence ATGAAAATAAAAATATTAATAGCAGATGATAATTCTTTTATTAGAGAAGGCATGAAAATTATTTTAAATACATATGAAGAGTTCGAAGTGGTAGATACAGTAAATGATGGGAAAGAAGCAGTGGACTATTGCAAAAAGAACGACGTTGATATCGCCCTTTTAGATGTTCGTATGCCAAATATGAACGGGGTAGAGGCGACGAAAGTCATTTGTGAAGAGACGAAAACGAAACCGCTAATTTTAACGACGTTCGATGATGATGAATATATTTTGGATGCAGTAAAAAACGGAGCGAAAGGTTATTTATTAAAAAATAATGATCCAGAGCGTATTCGTGATGCAATAAAAGGAGTATATAACGGTCAAACTGTTATGCAAGATGTAGTGCTTGATAAAATTAAGTGCAATTTAATGGAAAGCAAAGAGGACGAATGTAAAATAGATACAAGTCTTTTTACAGAAAGAGAGCTTAGTATTATCGCATTAATTGCGAAAGGTTTCTCGAATAAAGAAATTTCAAAGCAGCTTTTCATATCCGAAGGAACGATTGCAAATTATATTACATCAGTTTTAGGGAAAACTGGACTTGAACATCGTACACAAATTGCGATTTATTACTTAACAGGGAAAGTAGATTAA
- a CDS encoding sensor histidine kinase: protein MEFWLIVSKLIVFIYIVFSYIYLNVENLPWIILTLLLYLSVNVLISIFKKDTYKNILTCVSIGLVMLFTWKIHSFFILFLPLNLYEIIFRYIEKKWQLFIMMLILIIFTDESIRMTYGLIVAFSFLVLTMAERYISRVLKLESQNDKMRKDMQRLTKSLHENKEYIKQSEYTFKLEERNRLSQEIHDKIGHSMTGALIQMEAAKRLMGIDKEKSAELLQNAIHISKDGIESIRVTLKNMKPPTEQIGIHRMKLFIEEFAGKHDINIPFVYKGNLDMISPIQWKIIGENVTEALTNAMKYADATVISIDIHVLNKMVKVQVKDNGKGATLVKKGLGIMGMEERTASVNGKIIVDGTSGFSVTMLLPV from the coding sequence ATGGAATTTTGGTTAATTGTAAGTAAATTAATTGTCTTTATATATATTGTGTTTAGTTATATTTATTTAAATGTAGAGAACTTACCATGGATTATACTTACTTTGCTTTTATATCTTTCTGTAAACGTGCTGATCTCTATATTTAAAAAAGATACGTACAAAAACATATTAACTTGCGTATCAATTGGTCTAGTTATGTTATTTACATGGAAGATTCATTCGTTCTTTATTTTGTTTTTACCATTGAACTTATATGAAATTATATTCCGTTATATAGAGAAGAAATGGCAACTCTTTATCATGATGCTGATTCTTATTATATTTACAGATGAAAGTATTCGAATGACATATGGATTAATTGTTGCATTTTCTTTCCTCGTATTAACTATGGCAGAACGGTATATATCGCGTGTATTAAAACTTGAATCACAAAATGATAAGATGCGAAAAGATATGCAGCGATTGACGAAAAGCTTACATGAAAATAAAGAGTACATAAAGCAATCAGAGTACACATTTAAATTAGAAGAGAGAAATCGGTTGTCACAAGAAATTCATGATAAAATTGGCCACTCGATGACAGGGGCGCTAATTCAAATGGAAGCAGCAAAGAGATTAATGGGGATAGATAAAGAAAAATCTGCTGAGTTATTACAAAACGCAATTCATATTTCAAAAGATGGAATTGAAAGTATTCGGGTTACATTAAAAAATATGAAGCCACCTACTGAGCAAATTGGTATTCATCGTATGAAATTATTCATAGAGGAATTTGCCGGTAAGCATGATATAAATATCCCTTTCGTCTATAAAGGGAATTTAGATATGATTTCACCGATTCAGTGGAAGATTATCGGTGAAAATGTCACGGAGGCATTAACAAATGCGATGAAATATGCTGATGCGACAGTCATTTCAATTGATATTCATGTACTTAACAAGATGGTGAAAGTGCAAGTGAAGGATAACGGAAAAGGTGCAACTCTCGTTAAGAAAGGTCTCGGGATTATGGGGATGGAGGAGCGAACAGCATCAGTAAACGGAAAAATTATTGTAGATGGAACAAGTGGTTTTTCAGTAACAATGCTGTTGCCCGTATAG